GTGGCCGACACCTAAGAATGCGACGGAGATCCGCAGTTTTCTCGGTTTGGCAGGATACTACAGAAAGTATGTCAAAAATTTTGCTAGCATTGCAAAGCCAATGACACGGCTAACAGGAAAAGACACCGAGTTTGATTGGACAGAGGAATGTTCGGGGAGTTTCACTGAGTTGAAGCGACAGCTGACCCATGCGCCAGTTTTGGTACTCCCGAGGCCAGGGATACCATATGATGTTTACACTGATGCGTCAGGCACCGGATTGGGATGTGTACTGATGCAGGAAGGTCAGGTCATTGCCTATGCATCACGACAGTTGAGGCCTCACGAGACCAATTATCCTACTCATGATTTGGAGTTGGCAGCAGttgtatttgcattaaagatctGGAGGTCATACTTGTATGGAGAGAAGGTGAAGATTTTCACGGACCACCAGAGTCTGAAGTACATATTTACGCAAACGGACTTGAATTTGAGGCAGCGTAGATGGATGGAGTTGTTAGCAGACTACAATTTGGAGATCACATATCACCCGGGAAAAGCCAATCATGTGGCGGATGCCTTGAGTAGGCGCAGAAGCGATATATCGGGAACCAAAGAGGTCCAGGAGCTTACTGGGACACTTGCTAGTCTAAGATTATGTGCAGTTACTGTAGAGGGAGAGTCAGTTGGCGCTGAGGCTGTAGAGCGGGCAGACTTACTATGGAGGATACGCAAAGCTCAGGATAGTGATGAAGCTTTGCGTAAGCAGATCGAGATGGAGAGTATTGGTTTTCATACAGCCACCAACGGGATGTTCATGTATCGAAACAGGATTTGTGTGCCCAATGATGAGTTGTTAAGAAAGGAGATATTACGGCAAGCACACCACTCGAGTTTCTCTATTCATCCAGGAAATACcaagatgtatagggatctgaagcGATATTACCATTGGCCTGGTATGAAGAGAGATGTTGCTTCAACTGTATCGCAATGTCAGACGTGTCAGATGGTTAAAGCCGAGCATCAGGTTCCTAGCGGGTTATTACAAAACCTGCCATTACCTGAGTGGAAATGGGACATGGTAACTATGGATTTCGTGACGGGTTTGCCGACTACATCAGGAGGGAAGAATGCCATATGGGTAATCGTGGATAGACTTACGAAGTCAGCCCATTTTCTAGCAGTTAAGAAGACAGACAGAGCTGATCAGCTAGCACAGACTTACATCAGCGAGATTGTAAGATTGCATGGAGTTCCGGTCAGCATTGTATCGGATCGGGATACAAAGTTCACGTCTGAGTTTTGGAGAGCCTTCCAGAAGGCGCTTGGGACGAAAGTTCATATGAGTACGGCTTATCACCCGCAAACAGATGGTCAGTCAGAGAGGACTATTCAGACTTTGGAGGATATGCTCAGAGCTTGTGTTTTAGATTGGGAAGGTAGTTGGGTGAAGTATCTACCTCTAGCCGAGTttgcctacaacaacagctatcaTTCGAGTATTGGGATGGCACCATATGAGGCTCTATATGGTAGGCCTTGTCGCACACCACTTTGTTGGACGGAAGTGGGAGAGCGACGTGAGATAGAACCAGCCATGGTTCAAGAGACAGTCGAACAGGTTGAGATGCTCAAGATGCGGCTTAAGGAAGCCCATGACCGTcagaagagttatgcagataAACGGCGAAGAGATTTGGAGTTTCAGGTTGGCGACCTGGTATACCTAAAAATGAGGACATTTCAGGGAGGATCTAAGACTCGGAAGCTAAAGAAGCTTAAACCGAGATATATGGGACCATATCCTATTTTGGAGCGGATTGGAGCAGTTGCTTACCGACTAGATTTATCAGGAGAGTTATCAGATTTCCATGACGTGTTTCATGTTTCCGTTTTGAGGAAAGTAGTGAGAGAGCCAGAGCTCATTTTGCAGCAACCACCTAGAAACCTTGGCAAAGGGTTACGTGGGTTGTGCCAACCAGTAGAGATATTGGATCGCCAAGTGAAAGCAGATCGTGGAATGATGACCATGTTGATCAAGGTTCGTTGGGAGGGAGACGGAATTCAGGAGGATACCTGGGAGTCCGAGCCCCAAATGAGGATTGATTATCCAGAGCTGTTTCGGGGTGTCATTGGAGAGTTTGGTGACGTGAATTCGGGGTCGAATTCCTTgttagtgggggagaattgtaatgacCCACCTCCACTATCCCCActatctccaccatctccaccatccccaccacacccaccatctccaccatccccaacttctttaaagagaaagagagagagagggaggagagagagagagagagaaagagagagagaaagagagagaaagctcacctgagctcgtcgccggagcaaCCGTGTGCCGTGATCACGTTCAGCTTGCCACCACCGATAAACGCCCTAGGTAACCGCCGGAAACCGCATTCCTTAAGCTCAGTTTCGTTTCCGTTTAGTAAATCGCCCATAACTTCCTAACCATTGATCATCTCGTACATCCAAggccatcatcgtgttcctctcgtcgagacgaagccgtagacaccaaccacgcctcaaacggagcccggacgaagccgcACGCGCCTCCCGAAGATTCGCTTCGGCGCGCGCGTGAAACACACGCGCCACCGCCGTCCGCCGGAGCCACCGCGAGTTCCGGCCACGCGCCGCCGTCTCCGACCAACGTTCGCCGGAGCCGCCGTGACCGACCACCGTCCGTCCGCCGCCGAGAAGCCGCCGCCGCGTCGCCGCGTCGCCGCCGTTGATTTTCCGGTAAGccgccgccgtcgccgccggcgaCCGACAGCGGTGACTCGCCGGTGACtcgccaactcggccgagtcaacccggtgagtcaactcggtgactcggtcaaccggtggtttgaccggtttaaatAGATTTCGATTCGGTTTGattaaaccggtcggttaaaatcaattAGAAATCGGTTAGGGAaaaccggattaattaattaaattattaatctttgaccagcgggttgactttcccgtaaatacccgttttaaaccgttcgaaaggcgttcagactcgaaatttcgatctgatttcagatttggagtccatttgagcagctggagttcatagataccacCTCTTAttgttgctaaggtgagggtctattcccgaactcctcttattcggcttaggacctcgaataagtataatttatttctaatgtgttccgtctgtgtgaaatcgagtctgtcattgcttgtttagttttaggttctttgcataaaccggaactagggggttagaggattcaacattgattgtttcacttaatgtaaattcttagctaggattgtttttgtttggagacggatacagagtcggactgctgtatgccggattgtatggaggtcacggccaactttagtcgaccggttgagccgtagactggaagtgtcgataaatcgtctacgggcgtgtgttaccgagcactttttcggtgtgtgtatgaaccgagcaccttttcggtagtgttttggcctgttagtgggcggcgagtgcgcacctcgctaggaccattgtttgttgcttgagtactttaggtactgtgtttgacatgcattagaattaaattatatttattcggagtgctatgtccgggtccatggacttcggggtagcatcccatacctcgctgagcgattcccctgtcgctcacccctcattCTTTCCCCCTTTTAGGTGAGACCgatgagcaggagtgattatcggaccggtgctattgggcttttgggcttctatcgcttttaccgcttttatctttatcgggcctttaggcctttggacttttatcgtctatgttattcctatttcagactttcggtttatatcatattttatatttcggatGTTATCGATGTTGGGCTTTTAGGCCTTTTGTTACcgtattgacttttatattatatgaagattattattatttgagttgtattattattttattttcgcttttatcaatttattatattttgaaagtgGCGGGTGTCACACTATTCCTTCTCAGCAATGTTGCAATCAGTTGGCTAATGTTGTTAAGTCATCTCCTGAGTGTTTGTGTGAGGTTGTCAAAGGTGGAAGTTCACAGGTTGGGATAAATGTTAACCAAACACAAGCTCTTGCGTTGCCTAAAGCTTGTAATGTTCAAACTCCTCTTGCTAGTCGCTGCAATGCTAAGAATATACTCTGTTTTGGGGGAATCACTTTCTACTAGATTCATATTGTCACTTCATGTGGTCCTTCAGATAATTCGCCTGCAGGATCATAAAACACTTCAGGTGAAGGGCTAAgttgcatataaaataaataaataaataaataaccagtTTTGATAATCTTTATGGAAcctaatcatatatattttcgaCACTATCGATGAACAGAACATGGAAATGGATCAAAAGAAGGTCCAAGAGCACGGTCGTCGTCTGATGGGAGTTCTATCAAGTTCTCATTCCTTCTTCTCGCCATTCTTTCCGCAGCTTCCTACATTATCTACTCAAAATACTAACCTTTTCTTCAGAAACCACAAAGCTTTTGGCCTCTTAGGCATATTCTTTACTAGTCTCTATTgaatatgaaataatatattgtgGTGTAATGTATTTCGTGCTTTATCAATCCCTACTTTCTGAGTGATATTGACAAAGAGTGTGTTGTATCTGCTGGCTTTAGGCAATAAACATTACTTTCTAGGACATAAATCGACATAAATAACACTAGACAAACATAAATCAATCTATAAATTTTGGGTTTAGATCCGGAAGCAGACCGGTGAAACGCCTGGAAAAGTGATGTTTGGGACCTAGGGGATTGCGGGGTTTGGAGTAGAACCTCCTTGTCATTTAAAAACGGCGTTATCTCTTGAATGTAATACATAGCAAGCAACACATGTATTTTAGGTTATCAAATCTCATAGTACCCTATTTAATTTAGGCGAACCTTGTAACACAAACTTAACTTTTGAACTTTTGGGCCGGTTCTAGAGATTTGCAAGGCTCATCCTATACTAGACGAACGGAACGAATAAGGCGTACGTAAGGCCACCCTTCTACTTTCCCCTTGACACTAGAAATTGTAGCCATGATATTCGATAAGAACGACTTGCCGGCAAATATAGAATAAGCCTATAGACGGCAGTTTCATCTGCTTTGTTCCTGACCATCTAAGCCAATTTTATCCTTTGAAATTCCGGAAGAGAAGGCAAGATTTCACGCTTAGGGTTTCAAACATTTACACACACCAGGACAATACTATCAAGTTTTGCAAAAATGAATTCTGATTCAAAACTTACCCTGAAGATTAAAAAATCTCCcatcaaatattaaataacttaaaatatcTACTGCTGATGATTTGATGAACTTCAATgctataaatataaatgtatgatGTGGAATGTAatagacaaacatttatatttatgctTGAAATCTGGAAGAGAAAGCAAAAATGGCAATGGAAATTAACTCTAACAACTAGTTAGTACGAAGTTTTATgttcaaaatttgaatttttttttttataaaattaatagttatatttaccattttaaCTATATATTTGTATGATTTTGACTTTTTCGGTAAATTAAGAATTTGACTTTCCAATATTGTTACTTTTTAGCTGAAAGCTTTTGTTATTATAAATTAGGTTCATAATCTATGAAACCAATGATGAGTTATGTAAATAAAACCATGAAGTTTGAGCAACTTAAACTTCTTTCTGAGCGATCTCTACTTTGACTTCTCCATTAGACCCATCGTTACTCTCTTAAGGAAGTTCAATATATTCCCTATTCCTCTTTTAAGGAAGTTCAATATATTCCCTATTCCCTGTCACTGGTTAACTCTGATTTTCACCTGACTTTGAGATGACTCCTGAGCTCACAAACCCGAGTTGCCTTCCACCATCTTTTGGTGTAACTGTGGCAGACATTGGGGTCATGAGCTGCCTGCTTCTCCAAAGATGTCATTTCATCTTCTGGGAAACCTGCTTTGTTCAGCTCTTTATTTTTCCTCCTGCAAATCTACCATATTATCTTCTTTTTAGCATGATTTATTGTAGAATGAAATAATtctgaaacaaaaatataaatacggTCAGGTCATTCAGCTTTCAACGCTAAAAGTACAACAAATGGACTCTCAAAATTGAGAACGGACAGTTGCTTGTGAGCTGAAAACAATGGAAACAGCGGCAAAATCACCTGActataagagattagagagcaAACCTGACTGTAACTTGCGGAAACTTCTCTTGATCTGAAGCATTCCTATGTATGTGTCTTCATTCCCATGATGCACCTCAAACGTGTGACACTTGGCCTTCAGGAACCTTTTTGGTGGCTTTTCCATAAACTTTCATAGCTCGCTAGGCCAGACCGTAATCCTCTTCTAGCTTGGCGTACTGAAGATATAAGGTCCTGTCAGCATCTGGTTGACCCTGAAAGAATTATAAGAGAAGTTAGATCACGCACAAATCGATAGACTACACAAACAGCCTTTTAACCAGAGAGAATGTGCGCAAAAGATAGATTAGATTACCATTGAAACATCATATTCAAAGAAACTCTCGCCCGCTCTAGCTTTGTCTTCCCTGCACCAGCCAAACTTTGTCTTTCACATGAGGGTACTTGAATTTCTTGACACCTCTTTCATACACCTTAAGAGCATCTTCGAAATAGCTATTTTCCTCAAGAAGAAAGGCATAATTCAAGATGATCTGAGGCATCCCTATCCAGAAATGCACGGGAGAAAATGTACAAAAAAGACTTTGTGTTTTGTTTGAATCAACTCTTTCTCTTACCCATTTCTATACGCATGTTCTCTTCATTTTGATTCTCACTTTTGCTCCTTCAAAGCAACCACTTGTGCAGTAACAATCCAAGCTTGGTCATGGAACCAAATATAAACTGACCGGTGAAAAGACtgtttttagaaagaaaaaagaagaagctaaccAGTAACCACCCATAGTTTTCTTAGATCCACCAATTGATGACCCTTGAACACGAATATGCCTGCGCATATCTCCACTTCGCGGTAATAATATGTGATTCTCAAGAAATCTGGATCCATATTTTTCAATCAGAATCTAACAAAAATGAAGATACATCACATAAATTCACTTAGCCCACATACATAAAagacatctaaaaaaaataagatgaaaCTGATTGAAGGACATAACGTTTGGATATACTCACTCATAATTAAATATGGTTGATTTTCTGTTGTTGTAGATGATTGCATGTTGGACCGAGATACCATGAATCTGTGATAGAACATTAtgaattagaatatttttattcatagaTACTTATTCATAAAATGTATCAGTACCTTTCGTTCCTCTACCAAAGCTCAGTCTTAGACTCAAGCCTGCTATATTCCATTGACCAGTTCATCTGTGCCTACGCAATTAATTTTCATAGTGTAAGACATTTTATACATTTTGCTAGTAAGTTTAAAACACATTCAAGGTATTGGGCATAAATATATGCTTGACAGAGATTTGGAgattattaaacatatattaatgtGGGAATCAAGAGATTTTAGTTGTTTCTCGACTTAAGAGTACCTCTCAAAGCATTGTAGAAACATGGTGAatagtcttttataaaataagatttatctCGCCAACTGATCTAAGACTTTTATTTGCCACACCATTTATCGATTGAATCGTAAAGATAAAATATGCTTGTTGAAGTAAACTTTCAAGCTAAGAACACATACCCAGGTGTAGCGACAACCATTTCTCTGTTGTTGGTGCGAAGAACATCTGTATATGAAATGGTTGTCAATAGAATCAGAGCAGAGTTGGAGCAAGTAAGAAGATTACGACACTGTCAGATTCGCTACTCAATTTTAAAAGGTGACAGCTTTGCAAAACTTATCCGGAACTCTTTCATGGACCACACTGTCAGATTCAAGCACGTGTAGGCGACACTTTTGCAGAATCTTGTAGAAATGGAACCTCTAACCAGTTACTATGGTCAACAGAAGAGAAATCTATTTACTATCAggataaaaaattctaaaaaaaaaattaaagctttAACCTTTAAGAGTGGTTATCTAACCGTTTCCGCCGTTAATTATGTCACTACCTAGGCCGTCGTCATCAAACTCTGGCTCTAAATAGTTCAAGTCTCATAATTCGACACTGTATCCTAACCCGCACTTTGTCTTCTCAATTACCTCCAAGCTAGGCTTCGACGGCtataaaggaaacaaaattggAAGATGAGGGTACTTCCGACTCCGATGGCACCGGTGGTATGTCGTTAAATTATAAGGCTACAGGAGACTTGCCTTGCCGGAGGTATGAATCGATACCAAGGCCATAGCTTGATATTCTTGTATGGAGGTTCTACTACGTGGTTTGATGTAAGTTTCAGTAAAGGAGTTATATAAGATGGAAAACAAAGGGAGGCGAAAAGAAAATATGCCTCATGAAGATAAGAGTAAATAAGTGAACTAAATGTGTTATCGGAGATCCACGGAAATCGGAAACGATGGTGGTGGAGTGGAAGAGTTGCGTCAAGCAAGATGGGCATTGTTATAATGGGCCACTTTGATTTGTTATAAGCCCAAAATGATGTGTCGAGTTAAATTGATATGATGTGGCAAAAAGACTCTCTGTCATTGGCTGATTTAATTGAAAGACGTGGACACGCCGAGAGATGAGCATTAagcccttttagtattgtaagatACCGACAGATTTGTGCCAAAACAATAACTAATTAATTATCGCACATGCGACATGCCAAGCATTTGCAGAATGATGATTAAACCGGATCTACTACCTCTACTGGTGAAGCTTTTTTGCCCTAAGGGTGCAAGTGTCAGATCCGAGTCTCATCAGCTGTGAGGAGAAGATATAGCAACCGGCTCTTGTCCTTGTTGAAAactaaacttgatttggatcaaaCATCATTGGGTTAATCATGTGTTGATCCAAAACTTAGCCCAAATTCTAGAAAAATCATCCACctccttaaaataaaaatctagatattcttatagaattatctagaaaattaggataaaataatCTAGATATTATGTTAGAATTATCTAGATTTAGgattaaaatatttgagatattttgtataatggaGGCTATAAATACTTCCACTCCCCTTTCATTTTGTATCATCAAGAAGTATCCAAGTTTGTAAGAATCATCTAAGTAATAAGAATCATcttctaaattataaaaactttcttcttcacaaaactttttttctcttcaaatacttaaacactttctccatctttataaaatttttcattccaacaaagtggtatcagagctacaaGTTCCTTTTGAAGATGGCAAACAATGGTGTTCCCTTCCAAGTTCCATTGCTCACTAAGAGCAACTATGACAATTGGAGTCTTAGGCTGATGGCTATCCTAGGACCACACgatgtgtgggagatagtcGAGAAAGGCTTCAATGAACCGGAGAATGATGGTGGTCTATCTCAAACTCAAAAGGATGGTTTGAGAGATTCAAGGAAGAGAGACAATAAGGCTCTCTGTCTAATCTATCAAGGATTAGATGAAGATACATTTGAGAAGGTTGCTGGAGCAAAGACATCCAAAGAAGCATGGGAGAAGCTTCAGACATCTTACAAGGGAGCGGGACAAGTTAAGAAGGTACGTCTTCAAACTCTAAGAGGAGAATTTGAAGCATTACAAATGAAGGAAGGAGAACTCATCTCAGATTACTTCTCAAGAGTCTTGACGGTTACTAATAACCTAAAAAGAAATGGTGAGAAGTTAGATGAGGTAAGAATCATGGAGAAAGTTCTTAGATCATTGGATTCAAAATTCGAGCATATCGTCACTGTGATTGAAGAGACAAAAGACTTGGAGACTATGACAATGGAGCAACTTCTTGGATCACTACaagcttatgaagaaaagaagaagaagaaagaagatattgTGGAGCAAGTTCTCAAGATGAGAATTGATCACAAGGAAGAAAGTGGCCGAAGCAATCTAAGACGTGGTGGCGGTCATTTCCGAGGACGAGGTCATGGTGTAAATGGACGAGGTTGGAGACCATATGAAGATAACTCCAACCAAAGAGGAGAGAATTCATCAAGaggtcgtggaagaggaaacccaaaatcaagGTACGATAAAACAAACATCAAATGCTATGCTATAGTTGTGGAAAGTTTGGACATTATGCTTCTAAATGCAAAACTACAAACCACAATAGAGTTGAAGAGAAGTCCAACTATGTTGAAGAAAGgagtaaagaagaagatatgctAATGATGGCTTACAAGAAGGATGAACCAAATGAGGTTCACAAGTGGTACCTTGATAGTGGTGCAAGCAACCACATGTGTGGGAATAAAAGCATGTTCGTGGAGCTCGATGAATCGGTGAAAACCAATGTGGCT
The window above is part of the Brassica napus cultivar Da-Ae chromosome C8, Da-Ae, whole genome shotgun sequence genome. Proteins encoded here:
- the LOC125591887 gene encoding uncharacterized protein LOC125591887: MANNGVPFQVPLLTKSNYDNWSLRLMAILGPHDVWEIVEKGFNEPENDGGLSQTQKDGLRDSRKRDNKALCLIYQGLDEDTFEKVAGAKTSKEAWEKLQTSYKGAGQVKKVRLQTLRGEFEALQMKEGELISDYFSRVLTVTNNLKRNGEKLDEVRIMEKVLRSLDSKFEHIVTVIEETKDLETMTMEQLLGSLQAYEEKKKKKEDIVEQVLKMRIDHKEESGRSNLRRGGGHFRGRGHGVNGRGWRPYEDNSNQRGENSSRGRGRGNPKSRYDKTNIKCYAIVVESLDIMLLNAKLQTTIELKRSPTMLKKGVKKKIC